GGGCAACCTGACCTATCGCCTCGCCGGCCGCAACTTCAACCCGCTGATGGCGATGGCGGCGGCGAAGACCATCGCGCAGGTGGCGGATCTCGGTGCGCCCGGCTCGATCGACCCCGAACAGGTCGTCACGCCGGGCATCTTCGTCGACATGGTCGTCGAGGTGCCCGCCCCGCAACAGGAAGAAGTGCTCGTGCGCGAAGGAGTGGTCTACTGATGTCCGATTTCGACCTGATGGAAGACAAGCTGACGAATGCCCAGATCGCCTGGCGCGCGGCGCAGGATCTCGAGGACGGATCCTACGTGAACCTCGGCATCGGCTTTCCCGAGATGATCGCGAAGTTCCAGCCCGAGGGCCGCGAAGTGACCTATCACACCGAGAACGGCGTGCTGGGCTTCGGCAAGGCGCCCGCACCGGGCGAGGAGGACTGGGATCTCATCAACGCCGGCAAGAAGGCGATCACGCTCAATCCCGGCGCGTCCTTCTTCCACCATGCCGACAGCTTCGCCATGGTGCGCGGCGGGCATCTCGACCTTGCGGTGCTCGGCGCCTACCAGGTCGCGCAGACCGGCGACCTGGCGAACTGGCGCGTGGGGTCCAAGGGCGTTCCCGCCGTCGGCGGCGCGATGGATCTCGTGCATGGCGCGAAACGGGTGGCGGTCGTCACCGATCACGTCACGAAGGACGGCAAGCCGAAGCTCGTGGAGACCTGCACCTTCCCGCTGACCGGCGTGGCCTGCGTCACCCGCGTCTACACCTCCCTCGCCGTGATCGACATCGAGGCGAAGGGCTTCGTGCTTCGCGAAAAGCTTCCGGGCATCTCCCTGGAGGATCTGCAATCCGTCACCGGCGCCACGCTTCACACCGACGGGCCGGTCGGCGACCTCATCGTCCCGGAGGACATCTGATGACCGACGTCTATATCTGCGACTATATCCGTACCCCGATCGGTCGCTACGGCGGCGCCCTCTCCCCGGTGCGGGCCGACGATCTTGCCGCGATCCCGCTGAAGGCGCTGGCCGAGCGCAATCCGCAGATGGATCTTTCCGCCATCGACGAGGTGATCCTCGGCTGCGCCAACCAGGCCGGCGAGGACAACCGCAACGTCGCGCGCATGGCGCTGTTGCTCGCGGACTATCCCGACAGCGTGCCGGGCACGACGATGAACCGGCTTTGCGGGTCGGGCATGGACGCGGTCATCACCGCGGCCCGCGCGATCAAGGCGGGCGAGGCCGAACTGATCGTGGCCGGCGGCGTCGAGAGCATGTCGCGCGCGCCCTTCGTGATGCCGAAGGCAGAAACCGCCTTCTCGCGCTCGAACGCGGTCTACGACACGACGATCGGCTGGCGGTTCGTCAACAGGCTGATGAAGGCGCAATATGGCGTCGACTCCATGCCGGAAACCGCCGAGAACGTCGCGGAGGATTTCAACATCTCCCGCGAGGATCAGGACGCCTTCGCCCTGCGGTCGCAACAGAACGCCGGCGCCGCGATGGCGAACGGACGCCTTGCGCGGGAAATCGTCCCGGTGACCATCCCCCAGCGCAAGGGCGATCCGGTCGTGGTCTCCGAGGACGAACATCCCCGGCCGTCCACGACGCTCGAGGCGCTGCAAAAGCTCAAGACCTTCGTGAAGGCGGACGGCAC
The nucleotide sequence above comes from Celeribacter indicus. Encoded proteins:
- a CDS encoding 3-oxoacid CoA-transferase subunit B, yielding MEDKLTNAQIAWRAAQDLEDGSYVNLGIGFPEMIAKFQPEGREVTYHTENGVLGFGKAPAPGEEDWDLINAGKKAITLNPGASFFHHADSFAMVRGGHLDLAVLGAYQVAQTGDLANWRVGSKGVPAVGGAMDLVHGAKRVAVVTDHVTKDGKPKLVETCTFPLTGVACVTRVYTSLAVIDIEAKGFVLREKLPGISLEDLQSVTGATLHTDGPVGDLIVPEDI
- the pcaF gene encoding 3-oxoadipyl-CoA thiolase, whose amino-acid sequence is MTDVYICDYIRTPIGRYGGALSPVRADDLAAIPLKALAERNPQMDLSAIDEVILGCANQAGEDNRNVARMALLLADYPDSVPGTTMNRLCGSGMDAVITAARAIKAGEAELIVAGGVESMSRAPFVMPKAETAFSRSNAVYDTTIGWRFVNRLMKAQYGVDSMPETAENVAEDFNISREDQDAFALRSQQNAGAAMANGRLAREIVPVTIPQRKGDPVVVSEDEHPRPSTTLEALQKLKTFVKADGTVTAGNASGVNDGAAALILATKEAAEKHGLTPVAKVLGGATAGVAPRIMGFGPAPASKKLMARLGLGQEDFAVIELNEAFASQGLATLRDLGIADDDARVNRNGGAIALGHPLGMSGARITGTAMLDLKPGEKSLSTMCIGVGQGIAIALEAV